The Erpetoichthys calabaricus chromosome 5, fErpCal1.3, whole genome shotgun sequence genome has a segment encoding these proteins:
- the LOC114651852 gene encoding C-C motif chemokine 5-like isoform X2 — protein MKSHFLTVVVLLFGTLCPEVFAQNVNKPQSCCFKFQKTVIPRRYIVAYEMTRDDCPNLGVILIGASGRTVCASPNDAWVVRHMNYFDRLALQAPQTTTETPK, from the exons ATGAAATCTCACTTCTTGACTGTTGTGGTTCTTCTTTTTGGAACTCTGTGCCCAGAAGTGTTTGCTCAAA atgTTAACAAGCCACAATCCTGTTGCTTCAAATTCCAGAAAACTGTAATTCCAAGACGCTATATTGTTGCTTATGAAATGACTCGGGATGACTGCCCAAACCTGGGTGTAAT ACTTATTGGTGCAAGTGGAAGAACAGTGTGTGCCAGTCCAAATGATGCTTGGGTCGTGAGGCACATGAATTATTTTGATCGGTTGGCGCTTCAAGCACCCCAAACAACTACAGAGACACCAAAGTGA